From Neobacillus sp. PS2-9, the proteins below share one genomic window:
- a CDS encoding two-component system activity regulator YycH, whose protein sequence is MRYENIKSWILTILVLVSILLTWNLWTYQPNYDTMENGNTVKEVTVSEKQEVQSIVSPNQILFHLKGKHYGTNNPVELDKIVKELRKWSFFDVKNVTDKVGNINDLARKDGNAEIIYSGEIPIELYRSVLNIEGKKVPSFNFNRIIIDVDNSEKDTGSVYFVSSENQQVYLSRISSVNLSGFNHDFYKNANRYPEFFAFESSERRTIYLPEGKTEMTTYKYLPVAINSEEFKDALFNDPSYVQKSFISNGEEYANDSSKMTINYDTSMLQYVNPIPEDTYIDSSYDLVKRSIDFVNEHGGWTGPYRYVSKSEYNRSVTFRLYSTDGYPVYNDRGLSEIYEEWGRDEIEKYVRSFISLNLPLTTEMKKVTQPSGHEIVEFLQKKQNFKPELLEELILGYRIERDSEENKLILLEPTWFYRYDKTWGQITMDDLGGSKHGLE, encoded by the coding sequence ATGAGATACGAAAATATTAAATCATGGATTTTAACCATACTAGTCTTGGTTAGTATACTTTTAACCTGGAACCTTTGGACCTATCAACCTAACTATGACACGATGGAAAATGGGAATACCGTGAAAGAGGTTACGGTAAGTGAAAAACAAGAGGTTCAAAGTATTGTCAGTCCTAACCAGATTTTATTCCATTTGAAGGGCAAGCACTATGGTACGAACAATCCAGTGGAATTAGACAAGATAGTCAAGGAACTAAGAAAATGGTCCTTTTTTGATGTGAAAAATGTGACTGACAAAGTTGGGAATATTAACGATTTAGCTCGTAAGGATGGCAATGCAGAAATCATTTATTCAGGGGAAATTCCCATTGAACTTTATCGCAGTGTATTAAATATTGAAGGAAAAAAGGTCCCCTCCTTCAATTTTAACCGTATTATTATCGATGTTGATAATTCGGAGAAGGACACGGGAAGCGTTTATTTTGTTTCCTCCGAAAATCAACAGGTGTATTTAAGTCGGATCTCTTCCGTTAATTTGAGCGGATTTAATCATGATTTTTACAAAAATGCGAATCGGTATCCTGAATTTTTTGCCTTTGAATCATCTGAAAGGCGAACGATTTACCTTCCTGAAGGAAAAACAGAGATGACTACTTATAAATATTTACCGGTAGCTATCAACTCAGAGGAATTCAAGGATGCGCTGTTTAATGATCCAAGTTATGTGCAAAAAAGCTTTATCTCAAATGGGGAAGAGTACGCAAATGATTCTAGTAAGATGACGATTAATTATGATACAAGTATGCTTCAATATGTAAACCCTATTCCGGAAGATACTTATATTGATAGCTCCTATGATTTAGTCAAGCGGAGCATCGATTTCGTGAATGAGCATGGCGGGTGGACAGGTCCTTATCGATATGTTTCTAAAAGCGAATATAATCGTTCCGTTACGTTCCGATTGTACAGTACTGACGGCTACCCAGTTTATAATGACAGAGGGTTGTCAGAGATATATGAAGAATGGGGACGAGATGAAATAGAAAAATATGTTCGCTCCTTCATATCACTTAATCTACCGTTAACAACTGAAATGAAAAAGGTGACGCAGCCTTCAGGTCATGAAATAGTGGAGTTTTTACAAAAAAAGCAGAACTTTAAACCAGAGCTTCTTGAGGAATTGATTCTAGGCTATCGAATAGAAAGGGATTCGGAGGAGAATAAATTGATCCTCTTAGAACCTACCTGGTTTTATCGATATGATAAGACGTGGGGGCAAATTACGATGGATGATCTAGGAGGCTCGAAGCATGGATTGGAGTAA
- a CDS encoding two-component system regulatory protein YycI: MDWSKIKTIFILTFLILDVYLLFQFMKIRDANKYEIKTEASFEERLKTDEIKYVELPKEPVKSQYLSAKPKTFAKGDLAKLKGQTPSLKGPGTTLEATLEKPVQLSSKFEPAELANFLKENILYGEHYQFWEKNDKKNTVTYYQQYDNFPLFKNRNGMITFTINTDNQIVSYQQTYLEGIEKLMGKEEILTPLKAIETLHSKGNLKPKSKITKVELGYSTLVQLAASQVLAPTWRFVVDDKESLFVNAFEGQIIEFNSDENSKVE; the protein is encoded by the coding sequence ATGGATTGGAGTAAAATTAAAACCATTTTTATCTTAACCTTCTTGATTTTAGATGTATATTTGTTATTTCAATTCATGAAAATTCGTGATGCCAATAAGTATGAAATCAAAACGGAAGCATCCTTTGAAGAACGATTAAAAACCGACGAGATAAAGTATGTAGAGCTTCCAAAGGAACCAGTAAAGAGTCAGTATCTAAGCGCTAAGCCGAAGACTTTTGCAAAAGGGGATTTGGCCAAGCTAAAGGGACAAACACCTTCTTTAAAGGGGCCTGGGACTACCCTTGAAGCTACACTTGAAAAGCCGGTGCAGCTAAGTTCCAAGTTTGAACCAGCAGAGCTTGCCAACTTTTTAAAGGAAAATATTCTCTACGGTGAGCATTATCAATTTTGGGAGAAGAACGACAAAAAAAATACAGTTACTTACTATCAACAATATGATAATTTTCCCTTATTTAAAAATAGGAACGGGATGATTACCTTTACGATTAATACAGATAATCAAATTGTCTCTTATCAACAAACCTATCTTGAAGGAATTGAAAAGCTTATGGGGAAGGAAGAGATTCTTACTCCGTTAAAGGCAATTGAAACCCTTCATTCTAAAGGGAATCTAAAACCGAAGAGTAAAATTACTAAAGTTGAACTTGGTTATTCGACACTTGTTCAGTTGGCGGCATCCCAAGTGTTAGCGCCAACCTGGCGTTTTGTTGTTGATGATAAGGAAAGCCTGTTTGTGAATGCATTTGAAGGTCAGATTATAGAATTTAACAGCGATGAAAATAGTAAAGTGGAGTGA